A single Phragmites australis chromosome 4, lpPhrAust1.1, whole genome shotgun sequence DNA region contains:
- the LOC133914815 gene encoding GTP-binding protein At2g22870-like has protein sequence MDWSAFTKGYFLNRDTLVGALLLIDASIPPQKIDLDCANWLGRNNIRQHILQLTIGLTFVFTKCDKVKKGIGGRPDENIKEFQDTISGLYPEPPPWVMTSSVTGLGRDRLHHHMSQLRNYWDNESV, from the exons ATGGACTGGTCTGCATTTACCAAGGGGTACTTCTTGAACAGAGATACCTTGGTTGGTGCCCTGCTCCTTATTGATGCAAGTATTCCACCTCAGAAAATCGACCTTGACTGTGCTAACTGGCTTGGTCGTAACAACATAAGGCAGCATATTCTCCAGCTGACT ATTGGATTGACCTTTGTGTTCACAAAGTGCGACAAAGTAAAGAAAGGTATAGGGGGGCGGCCTGATGAGAACATCAAGGAGTTCCAGGACACAATCAGTGGGCTGTATCCAGAGCCACCACCATGGGTCATGACGAGCAGCGTTACCGGATTAGGCCGCGACAGGCTGCACCACCATATGTCGCAGCTGAGGAACTACTGGGACAACGAATCAGTCTAG
- the LOC133916596 gene encoding U-box domain-containing protein 75, which produces MPQYQELPCGGQVLDIDTALKDGILGGAPEPGDAAAGDAGKLPVELRKMMDELDAAGDGGGDEAVPAVFICPISLEPMVDPVTLCTGQTYERANISRWLALGHRTCPTTMQELWDDGLTPNATLRQLIAAWFSRRYTRFKKRSADFHGRAADLVHGLRGTAVPKRQPLKGQARVAALRELRTLAATHQSVTKAIAEAGGVALLTSLLGPFTSHAVGSEVVAILVSGVPLDADAKAALMQPAKVSLVVDMLNEGAADTKINCVRLIRILMDEKGFRPETVASLSLLVGVMRLIRDKRHTDGVAAGLELLNSICAVHWPARCMIVSIGAVSQLVELLPELATECVEPALDILDALSAVPEGRMALKDCPRTIPNAVRLLMRVSEPCTRRALSMLWTVCRMAPEECAPAAVEAGLAAKLLLVIQSGCAPELKQKASELLKLCRLNYTDTLFISKCKLTRTIQ; this is translated from the coding sequence ATGCCGCAGTACCAGGAGTTGCCCTGCGGCGGGCAGGTGCTCGACATCGACACGGCGCTCAAGGACGGCATCCTCGGCGGCGCCCCGGAGCCCGGGGATGCTGCGGCGGGGGACGCGGGGAAGCTGccggtggagctgaggaagatgatGGACGAGCTGGACGCCGCGGGGGACGGCGGCGGGGACGAGGCGGTGCCGGCGGTGTTCATCTGCCCGATCTCGCTGGAGCCCATGGTGGATCCGGTGACGCTGTGCACGGGGCAGACGTACGAGCGGGCCAACATCTCCCGGTGGCTTGCGCTGGGCCACCGGACCTGCCCGACCACGATGCAGGAGCTCTGGGATGACGGGCTCACCCCCAACGCCACGCTCCGCCAGCTCATCGCCGCCTGGTTCTCCCGCCGCTACACCCGATTCAAGAAGCGCTCCGCCGACTTCCACGGTCGCGCCGCCGATCTTGTCCATGGTCTCCGGGGTACGGCGGTCCCCAAAAGGCAGCCCCTCAAGGGCCAGGCCCGCGTCGCCGCGCTCCGGGAGCTGCGCACCCTCGCCGCCACCCATCAGTCCGTCACCAAGGCCATCGCCGAGGCCGGCGGCGTGGCCCTGTTGACCTCGCTGCTCGGCCCCTTCACGTCCCACGCCGTGGGGTCCGAGGTGGTCGCCATTCTTGTCAGCGGCGTGCCGCTCGACGCCGACGCGAAGGCCGCTCTCATGCAACCGGCGAAGGTGTCGCTCGTGGTGGACATGCTTAACGAGGGCGCGGCCGACACCAAGATCAACTGTGTCCGCCTCATCCGCATCCTCATGGATGAGAAAGGTTTCCGGCCGGAGACGGTGGCGAGCTTGAGCCTCTTGGTCGGTGTCATGCGCCTAATCCGAGACAAGCGGCACACGGATGGTGTGGCTGCAGGGCTCGAGCTGCTGAATTCGATATGTGCAGTGCACTGGCCGGCGAGGTGTATGATTGTTAGCATTGGTGCGGTGTCgcaactggtggagttgttgcCGGAGCTGGCAACGGAGTGCGTTGAGCCGGCCTTGGACATCTTGGACGCACTCTCTGCAGTCCCAGAGGGCAGGATGGCCCTGAAGGATTGCCCTCGGACAATACCCAATGCTGTCCGCTTGTTGATGAGAGTTTCAGAGCCGTGCACGCGGCGGGCGCTGTCCATGCTGTGGACAGTGTGTCGGATGGCGCCTGAAGAGTGTGCACCCGCCGCGGTGGAGGCTGGGTTGGCCGCCAAGCTTCTACTGGTCATCCAAAGTGGTTGTGCACCAGAGCTAAAGCAGAAAGCGTCGGAGCTGCTCAAGCTGTGCAGGCTCAACTACACTGACACCCTCTTCATCTCCAAGTGCAAGCTCACAAGGACAATTCAGTGA